From the genome of Candidatus Nitrosocosmicus oleophilus, one region includes:
- a CDS encoding amidohydrolase family protein: protein MKKSLIKNADLLFGKELQIVQNGSILINEHGTIEDLFTSEKRLEKKDTTTSNSVNKNNKIDIIDAEGFILLPGLINSHVHIGDSIGKDISASSDLNQRIHPQYGIKKTILEKTPSSQLMQMIRNAAMSMLHKGITTFVDFREGGLEGISLIQNAVENIPIKKIVLGRIDFNANYKDENTSPRSLKNGKDTVTKSQIIKKSNLIEENDIINQGSKIIEKCDGFGISGANEHTDEMLRLYNKIILKYQQEREEEREREKTELNGHRKEPVVAIHAAEAETAVMESVKKYKKTEIERTVNTLNPDIYIHVTNPSSSDLQLLYQNNKKIVICPRANGVLGTGFAPIRKMLEYDFELGIGTDNVMLNSPDMFREMDFLIKSQRAVEKNTRFLDAKKVLKMATVNGGKIFNLNIGSIEKGFQADLLFIDKYDLDLYPIHDPHMSIVQRCTERQLKAVMIDGNFVLEKTSIR from the coding sequence TTGAAAAAATCATTAATAAAAAATGCCGACCTTTTGTTTGGTAAGGAACTACAAATAGTTCAGAATGGATCTATACTAATTAACGAACATGGAACAATTGAAGATTTATTCACTTCCGAAAAAAGGCTAGAAAAAAAAGACACTACAACAAGCAATTCAGTCAATAAAAATAACAAAATAGACATTATCGATGCAGAGGGCTTTATTCTCCTACCAGGATTAATAAATTCTCATGTTCACATAGGAGACTCCATAGGAAAAGACATCTCAGCTAGTTCGGATTTAAATCAAAGAATCCATCCGCAGTATGGTATTAAAAAGACAATACTCGAAAAAACTCCAAGTTCTCAGTTAATGCAAATGATTAGAAATGCGGCTATGTCAATGCTGCATAAGGGAATAACTACCTTTGTGGATTTCAGAGAAGGAGGACTAGAAGGTATAAGCCTGATACAAAATGCTGTAGAAAATATACCCATAAAGAAGATCGTACTAGGAAGGATTGATTTTAATGCAAATTATAAGGATGAAAATACTTCCCCCAGGTCTCTAAAAAATGGTAAAGATACAGTGACAAAGAGTCAAATCATAAAGAAGTCGAACCTGATAGAAGAAAATGATATTATTAATCAAGGTAGTAAAATAATTGAGAAATGTGATGGCTTTGGCATTAGTGGTGCAAACGAACATACTGATGAAATGTTACGATTGTATAATAAAATAATTTTAAAATATCAGCAAGAACGAGAAGAAGAACGAGAACGAGAAAAAACTGAATTGAATGGTCATAGGAAGGAGCCAGTGGTAGCAATACATGCTGCGGAGGCCGAAACAGCAGTAATGGAATCTGTAAAAAAGTACAAAAAGACTGAAATTGAAAGAACCGTTAATACGTTAAATCCTGACATATACATTCATGTTACCAATCCATCCAGCTCGGACCTGCAATTATTATATCAGAACAATAAGAAAATAGTCATTTGCCCCAGAGCCAATGGAGTGCTTGGCACAGGTTTTGCACCAATAAGAAAAATGTTAGAATATGATTTTGAACTAGGTATCGGAACGGATAATGTTATGCTTAATTCTCCAGATATGTTTAGAGAAATGGATTTTCTCATAAAGAGTCAAAGAGCTGTTGAAAAGAATACCAGGTTTCTAGATGCAAAGAAGGTACTAAAAATGGCTACAGTAAACGGTGGTAAAATTTTTAACTTAAATATAGGAAGTATTGAAAAGGGATTCCAAGCAGATTTGCTTTTTATTGATAAATATGATTTAGATCTATATCCAATTCATGATCCTCACATGTCAATTGTACAGAGATGCACCGAGAGACAACTAAAAGCGGTTATGATTGATGGTAATTTTGTATTGGAAAAAACATCAATAAGATAA
- a CDS encoding dihydrofolate reductase family protein yields the protein MKIILNAATSIDGKIATVNGDTKISSVLDLKRVHGLRRETDVILVGISTVINDDPLLTIRYGMNKKGTKNPIRIIIDSKARIPLHSKIVKTANQIETRLVVTSKAPSKNLKKLEERGLKIIVLDQGTKEDRENRENKRKDNREKVDLKKLFNQLEKEGISNVLVEGGGEINWSIIKDNLFDEMIITISPLIIGGKRAISLVGGEGYKTINESVKIKLSRIQKKSNGEIILYYKNIKTN from the coding sequence ATGAAAATAATACTAAATGCGGCTACTAGTATTGATGGAAAAATCGCAACTGTTAATGGCGATACAAAAATTTCATCGGTATTGGATCTCAAACGTGTTCATGGATTAAGAAGAGAAACAGATGTAATTTTGGTAGGTATTTCGACTGTTATTAACGACGATCCATTATTGACAATACGATATGGTATGAATAAAAAGGGTACTAAAAACCCTATTCGCATAATAATAGATAGCAAAGCTAGAATCCCTCTACATTCCAAAATTGTAAAAACAGCAAATCAAATTGAAACCAGGTTGGTGGTAACCTCAAAAGCCCCATCTAAGAATTTGAAAAAATTGGAGGAAAGAGGTCTTAAAATAATTGTGTTAGACCAAGGAACAAAAGAGGATAGAGAGAATAGAGAGAATAAGAGAAAAGACAATAGAGAAAAGGTGGATTTGAAAAAATTATTTAATCAACTAGAAAAGGAGGGTATATCAAATGTCTTAGTCGAAGGTGGAGGGGAGATAAACTGGTCTATTATTAAAGACAACTTGTTTGATGAGATGATAATCACGATATCTCCACTAATAATTGGTGGGAAAAGGGCGATATCACTAGTGGGTGGAGAAGGTTACAAGACAATAAATGAAAGTGTAAAAATAAAGTTGTCACGAATACAAAAAAAAAGTAATGGTGAAATAATACTATATTATAAAAATATCAAAACAAATTAA
- a CDS encoding transcription factor: MRSVDSSEDPFVKIASLIGGEEYHHVAKALLKTEDSTDEEIAIATGLRINIIRKVLYDLFGKALITGIRVKDEKKGWFVYRWRAKRDNVDNFIDNQKKKILERLQNRLEYEESSEFYYCGNSACDRIKFDYAIELFFKCPNCKEPLNMVDNSKLKDALRYKIEQLSTDSVK; the protein is encoded by the coding sequence ATGCGAAGTGTTGACAGTAGTGAAGATCCTTTTGTAAAAATTGCATCTCTAATAGGAGGGGAAGAATATCATCATGTTGCCAAAGCACTGTTAAAAACTGAAGATTCAACTGACGAAGAAATAGCTATTGCAACAGGTCTTCGAATAAATATTATTCGAAAAGTTCTATATGATCTTTTTGGAAAAGCTTTGATAACGGGTATCCGCGTTAAAGATGAGAAAAAGGGATGGTTTGTGTATCGATGGAGAGCAAAGAGAGACAATGTAGATAATTTTATTGACAATCAGAAAAAGAAAATATTGGAAAGATTGCAAAATAGACTTGAATATGAAGAATCATCCGAATTTTACTATTGCGGTAATTCTGCTTGTGATAGAATAAAATTTGACTATGCAATAGAGTTATTCTTTAAATGTCCTAATTGTAAAGAACCATTGAATATGGTGGATAACAGCAAATTGAAAGATGCTTTAAGGTATAAGATAGAACAACTTAGTACAGATTCCGTAAAATGA
- a CDS encoding NAD(P)-dependent oxidoreductase, which produces MSLKSDMAIGVIGSGMLGTGIIERLIELDTKVNVYGRNKAKLTYFQDKGAKIFRDARTLAEKSDLIITCVTNFESLKEILFQNNGVMKCSNKELIIADCTTVNSDQSLYCSNLVGERSGFTFLSTPVMGGPNDAKKGELISLVSGNENSFKEIRHVLEKISKHVFYVGQINGVSNSIKLALNLNIAIITLSLSEGLILAKHSGIDPNLYLQILNLTKLKTGISERKGQMMINNDYSPSFFLKNMLKDIDLMMDASQDLRLFLPMTSLSQQLFRAANNSDDRKNKDYSVIYQFLEELNSK; this is translated from the coding sequence GTGTCACTAAAGAGCGATATGGCGATTGGTGTAATTGGATCTGGCATGTTAGGTACTGGAATAATAGAACGATTAATAGAATTAGACACCAAAGTGAATGTTTACGGTAGGAATAAAGCCAAACTCACATATTTCCAGGACAAGGGCGCAAAAATATTTAGGGATGCCCGAACCTTGGCCGAAAAAAGCGATTTAATAATAACCTGTGTTACTAATTTTGAATCATTAAAAGAAATCCTGTTTCAGAATAATGGTGTAATGAAATGTAGTAACAAGGAATTAATCATTGCGGATTGTACAACCGTTAATTCTGATCAATCTTTGTACTGTTCAAATCTTGTAGGGGAGCGGAGCGGATTTACGTTCCTGAGCACTCCAGTGATGGGTGGTCCCAATGACGCAAAAAAGGGGGAACTTATTTCTCTTGTTTCAGGAAATGAAAACTCTTTTAAAGAAATCCGTCATGTTTTAGAAAAAATTTCCAAACACGTATTTTATGTTGGCCAAATCAATGGAGTTTCTAATTCTATAAAATTGGCACTTAATCTAAATATAGCCATAATTACATTGTCCTTGTCTGAGGGATTAATTTTGGCTAAACATAGTGGAATAGATCCAAATCTTTATTTACAAATTCTTAATCTTACAAAGCTTAAAACCGGAATTAGTGAAAGGAAAGGTCAAATGATGATAAATAACGATTATTCACCTTCTTTTTTCCTAAAAAACATGTTAAAAGATATCGATTTAATGATGGATGCATCACAAGATTTACGTTTGTTCCTGCCAATGACCTCCTTATCGCAGCAGCTTTTTAGGGCAGCTAACAATAGTGATGATAGAAAAAATAAAGACTACTCAGTAATCTACCAGTTTTTGGAGGAGCTAAACTCCAAATGA
- a CDS encoding right-handed parallel beta-helix repeat-containing protein, translated as MLRNCIFHTFTVVFALLFILWYVEVEIEPELASGQNMGPDASLFKCASYVGKFYTLNESLDSDFQNGVAINTNNTVINLNNFSILGSGYLNPYTGVLISNKENVTLEGNGTVGHFQIGVYINSSKNVDISTVNFTGNEISIYVANSSGILVDNNRFYTNTAGLKFYTIDDSVISNNAFDSNDISSISLFGSHDNSIKDNLISSSLNGIFVDTKSTNTTINSNHFTRSFGVDINIGNGGKFNEIDNSISNNTCSISIPETLCR; from the coding sequence ATGCTAAGGAATTGTATATTTCACACTTTTACAGTTGTCTTTGCACTATTATTTATTCTGTGGTATGTTGAAGTTGAGATAGAACCTGAACTTGCTAGTGGTCAGAATATGGGTCCCGATGCGAGTCTATTTAAGTGTGCTTCATATGTTGGCAAGTTTTATACACTAAACGAGTCTTTAGATTCTGATTTTCAGAACGGTGTAGCAATAAATACCAATAATACTGTTATTAATTTAAATAACTTTTCTATTTTAGGTTCAGGTTACTTGAATCCTTATACTGGCGTTTTGATTTCAAATAAAGAAAATGTTACTTTAGAAGGAAATGGAACAGTTGGACATTTCCAAATTGGAGTTTACATAAATAGCTCCAAAAATGTTGATATATCTACAGTAAATTTCACAGGGAATGAAATTTCCATTTATGTTGCGAATTCTTCAGGAATTCTTGTAGATAATAATCGGTTCTATACTAATACTGCCGGGCTAAAGTTTTACACTATCGATGATTCTGTGATTTCTAATAATGCGTTTGATTCTAACGATATTTCTTCTATTTCTTTGTTTGGTTCTCATGATAATTCAATAAAAGATAATCTTATATCCAGCAGCTTAAACGGAATCTTTGTTGATACCAAAAGTACAAATACTACCATTAATTCAAATCATTTTACAAGAAGCTTTGGTGTAGACATCAACATAGGAAATGGAGGTAAATTTAACGAAATCGATAATTCAATTTCAAATAATACTTGCTCTATAAGTATACCTGAAACATTGTGCAGATAA
- a CDS encoding M48 family metallopeptidase: MIAQSSFNHKHKIIYDNSVLEFQIIRSQRRRKTNEILIEYGNVSVRTSTSSSLKEIESLVSKKAKWIFQKIKEQDNPDASINIPVYQNNSTLPYLGKNYGLRIIGHNSNLLNFTNDGFVIYTNRRNVKRIYEQWLTDMAYPIISPIIVKYSKLLNVSPKKILLKKLKSRWGSATYRNIINLNIHLLKAPLDVIEYVVLHELSHLIERNHSKRFWKIVSDHMSDYKIKIRWLKVNGPYII; the protein is encoded by the coding sequence ATGATTGCACAATCTTCATTCAACCACAAACATAAAATTATTTATGACAACAGTGTTTTAGAATTTCAAATAATTCGGTCTCAAAGAAGAAGAAAAACTAACGAAATATTGATTGAATATGGTAATGTGTCAGTACGAACTTCAACATCATCATCCCTGAAAGAAATCGAGTCTCTCGTAAGCAAAAAGGCAAAGTGGATATTTCAAAAAATCAAAGAACAAGACAATCCAGATGCATCAATTAACATACCGGTCTATCAAAATAATTCTACTTTACCGTATCTTGGAAAGAACTATGGATTAAGGATTATTGGTCACAATTCGAATCTGTTGAATTTTACTAATGATGGGTTTGTTATTTACACAAATAGAAGGAACGTAAAGCGCATCTATGAACAATGGTTAACTGACATGGCTTATCCAATTATTAGTCCAATAATTGTAAAGTATTCTAAACTTCTAAATGTGTCACCTAAGAAAATATTGCTAAAAAAATTGAAAAGTAGGTGGGGCAGTGCGACATATCGTAATATCATAAATCTTAATATCCATCTTTTAAAGGCTCCTCTCGACGTAATTGAGTATGTGGTATTACATGAACTAAGTCACCTTATTGAAAGAAATCATTCTAAGCGATTCTGGAAAATAGTATCAGACCATATGAGTGATTATAAAATTAAAATAAGATGGCTCAAAGTCAATGGCCCTTATATCATATAA